A genomic segment from Cygnus atratus isolate AKBS03 ecotype Queensland, Australia chromosome Z, CAtr_DNAZoo_HiC_assembly, whole genome shotgun sequence encodes:
- the POLI gene encoding DNA polymerase iota isoform X2, with translation MAQPRGGGGAGQGEEEEEEEEEEEWRCPQPGREAAPPAPSHSKSVSARNAACRVIVHMDLDCFYAQVEMVRNPELRDKPLGVQQKSIVVTSNYEARKLGVKKLMSVKDAKEKCPQLILVNGEDLTPYREMSYKVTALLEEFCPLVERLGFDENFVDITEIVEKRLNQLQKSGCSRVCVSGHVYNNQAIDLRDTTHVRLVIGSQIAEEFREAMRARLGLTGCAGVACSKLLSKLVSGTFKPNQQTVLLPESCQDLMRNLDHLQKVPGIGYKTAKRLETLGVRSVCDLQAFPSAVLEKELGASVAQRIQKLSYGEDDSPVTPSGPPQSFSDEDSFKKCSSEVEVKEKIEELLRSLLDRVSKDGRQPHTVRLTIRHFSATDRWFNRESRQCAIPPHLVQKFGKESSNVISPLIAILMKLFRKMVNVDLPFHLTLLSVCFSNLKDVPSSKKGSIGFYLKQMPPTSSSGKSVQEMEDGSQGEGSASWNQNWNRTGTTKTKRLSEEKKSHTKKARIPDFPCHLSPGGIDQAVFRELPEDIKKEIMSEKAGEVISAENVLGQAPVCFAEEVQSASPNSKGLNSDEHSAGYSAHLSSARESESAWTRSSSTSCSAEYPRSVLTGSSMEENPADSHSFRDLSVVEAGASQTVPRVPALDKDEQAFEITSEGRNDSKKVGIVLPPSVDPKTFYELPTDVQEELLAEWKNREPVSKTCIEKPPERPKTNRGRKNTASSSAQSNSLLSCHPFLPFKLM, from the exons ATGgcgcagccccggggcggcggcggggccgggcagggcgaggaggaggaggaggaggaggaggaggaagagtggCGGTGCCCGCAGCCGGGCCGCGAGgccgctccgcccgccccgA GCCACAGCAAGTCGGTATCAGCAAGAAACGCGGCGTGCAGAGTAATTGTGCACATGGACTTGGACTGCTTCTATGCCCAAGTAGAAATGGTCCGTAATCCTGAGCTAAGAGACAAGCCTCTAG GTGTGCAGCAGAAATCCATAGTAGTAACCTCTAACTATGAAGCCAGAAAACTTGGAGTTAAGAAACTGATGTCTGTGAAAGATGCTAAAGAAAAGTGTCCTCAGCTGATACTGGTTAACGGAGAAGATCTAACTCCATACAGGGAAATGTCATACAAGGTTACAG CATTGTTGGAAGAATTTTGTCCTCTAGTGGAAAGGCTCGGGTTTGACGAAAATTTTGTAGATATCACAGAGATTGTCGAGAAAAGACTGAACCAGCTACAAAAAAGTGGATGTTCCAGAGTGTGTGTGTCTGGCCATGTGTACAACAACCAAG CTATCGATTTACGTGATACAACGCACGTAAGACTGGTTATCGGATCTCAGATCGCAGAAGAGTTCAGGGAAGCCATGCGCGCTCGACTCGGCCTCACAGGCTGTGCAGGAGTGGCCTGTAGCAAGTTACTGTCTAAGCTGGTATCTGGGACCtttaaaccaaaccaacaaacagtTCTGCTGCCTGAAAGCTGTCAAGATCTGATGCGCAACCTTGATCACCTCCAAAAAGTGCCTG GCATTGGCTACAAAACCGCCAAGCGTCTCGAAACGCTGGGTGTTAGAAGTGTGTGTGATCTCCAAGCGTTTCCATCTGCTGTGTTAGAGAAGGAACTAGGGGCTTCCGTTGCTCAGCGCATCCAAAAACTCAGCTATGGAGAAGATGACTCCCCTGTGACTCCATCAGGCCCTCCTCAG tCCTTTAGTGATGaagattcctttaaaaaatgttcctcAGAAGTGGAAgttaaagagaaaattgaagaaCTGCTTCGTAGCCTCTTAGACAG GGTATCCAAAGATGGAAGACAGCCACACACCGTGCGACTGACTATCCGCCACTTCTCTGCGACCGATAGATGGTTTAATCGGGAAAGCCGTCAGTGTGCCATTCCACCTCATCTCGTTCAGAAATTCGGAAAAG aaagcagcaacGTTATATCTCCATTGATTGCTATACTAATGAAACTCTTTCGAAAGATGGTAAATGTAGATCTACCGTTTCATCTCACCCTTCTGAGCGTTTGCTTCTCTAATCTCAAAGATGTTCCTAGCAGCAAGAAAGGATCAATAGGTTTTTATCTAAAGCAGATGCCACCAACATCAAGCTCTGGTAAAAGTGTCCAG GAGATGGAAGATGGCTCACAGGGTGAAGGAAGTGCTTCTTGGAACCAGAACTGGAACAGAACTGGCACTACAAAAACGAAGAgactttcagaggaaaagaaaagccatacaaaaaaagcaagaattcCTGACTTTCCCTGTCATTTGTCTCCTGGTGGTATTGACCAGGCAGTCTTCAGGGAACTTCCAgaggatattaaaaaagaaattatgtcTGAAAAAGCAGGAGAAGTGATCTCTGCTGAGAATGTTTTGGGTCAGGCACCCGTATGTTTTGCAGAGGAGGTACAGAGCGCTTCCCCGAATTCTAAGGGGCTGAACAGCGATGAGCACTCTGCAGGGTACAGTGCACACCTCTCATCAGCTCGTGAATCAGAATCAGCTTGGACACGCAGCTCCAGCACCAGTTGCTCTGCTGAGTATCCTAGAAGCGTGCTAACAGGCAGCAGTATGGAAGAAAACCCTGCTGACTCTCACAGCTTCAGGGACTTGTCAGTTGTAGAAGCTGGTGCCAGCCAAACTGTTCCGCGTGTCCCTGCCTTGGATAAAGATGAGCAGGCCTTTGAAATAACTTCCGAGGGTAGAAACGACAGCAAGAAAGTAGGAATTGTACTTCCTCCTAGTGTTGATCCAAAGACTTTTTATGAACTGCCTACGGATGTGCAAGAAGAACTACTAGCTGAATGGAAGAATCGGGAACCTGTGTCCAAAACTTGTATAGAGAAACCTCCAGAAAGGCCTAAAACAAATAGAGGAAGAAAGAATACAGCGTCAAGTTCCGCACAGTCCAACAGTTTGCTAAG CTGCCACCCTTTCCTGCCATTTAAACTTATGTAG
- the POLI gene encoding DNA polymerase iota isoform X1: MAQPRGGGGAGQGEEEEEEEEEEEWRCPQPGREAAPPAPSHSKSVSARNAACRVIVHMDLDCFYAQVEMVRNPELRDKPLGVQQKSIVVTSNYEARKLGVKKLMSVKDAKEKCPQLILVNGEDLTPYREMSYKVTALLEEFCPLVERLGFDENFVDITEIVEKRLNQLQKSGCSRVCVSGHVYNNQAIDLRDTTHVRLVIGSQIAEEFREAMRARLGLTGCAGVACSKLLSKLVSGTFKPNQQTVLLPESCQDLMRNLDHLQKVPGIGYKTAKRLETLGVRSVCDLQAFPSAVLEKELGASVAQRIQKLSYGEDDSPVTPSGPPQSFSDEDSFKKCSSEVEVKEKIEELLRSLLDRVSKDGRQPHTVRLTIRHFSATDRWFNRESRQCAIPPHLVQKFGKESSNVISPLIAILMKLFRKMVNVDLPFHLTLLSVCFSNLKDVPSSKKGSIGFYLKQMPPTSSSGKSVQEMEDGSQGEGSASWNQNWNRTGTTKTKRLSEEKKSHTKKARIPDFPCHLSPGGIDQAVFRELPEDIKKEIMSEKAGEVISAENVLGQAPVCFAEEVQSASPNSKGLNSDEHSAGYSAHLSSARESESAWTRSSSTSCSAEYPRSVLTGSSMEENPADSHSFRDLSVVEAGASQTVPRVPALDKDEQAFEITSEGRNDSKKVGIVLPPSVDPKTFYELPTDVQEELLAEWKNREPVSKTCIEKPPERPKTNRGRKNTASSSAQSNSLLRRRPRSEDESYVHTLLLICTTASVICKRNCSCPSCHPFLPFKLM, encoded by the exons ATGgcgcagccccggggcggcggcggggccgggcagggcgaggaggaggaggaggaggaggaggaggaagagtggCGGTGCCCGCAGCCGGGCCGCGAGgccgctccgcccgccccgA GCCACAGCAAGTCGGTATCAGCAAGAAACGCGGCGTGCAGAGTAATTGTGCACATGGACTTGGACTGCTTCTATGCCCAAGTAGAAATGGTCCGTAATCCTGAGCTAAGAGACAAGCCTCTAG GTGTGCAGCAGAAATCCATAGTAGTAACCTCTAACTATGAAGCCAGAAAACTTGGAGTTAAGAAACTGATGTCTGTGAAAGATGCTAAAGAAAAGTGTCCTCAGCTGATACTGGTTAACGGAGAAGATCTAACTCCATACAGGGAAATGTCATACAAGGTTACAG CATTGTTGGAAGAATTTTGTCCTCTAGTGGAAAGGCTCGGGTTTGACGAAAATTTTGTAGATATCACAGAGATTGTCGAGAAAAGACTGAACCAGCTACAAAAAAGTGGATGTTCCAGAGTGTGTGTGTCTGGCCATGTGTACAACAACCAAG CTATCGATTTACGTGATACAACGCACGTAAGACTGGTTATCGGATCTCAGATCGCAGAAGAGTTCAGGGAAGCCATGCGCGCTCGACTCGGCCTCACAGGCTGTGCAGGAGTGGCCTGTAGCAAGTTACTGTCTAAGCTGGTATCTGGGACCtttaaaccaaaccaacaaacagtTCTGCTGCCTGAAAGCTGTCAAGATCTGATGCGCAACCTTGATCACCTCCAAAAAGTGCCTG GCATTGGCTACAAAACCGCCAAGCGTCTCGAAACGCTGGGTGTTAGAAGTGTGTGTGATCTCCAAGCGTTTCCATCTGCTGTGTTAGAGAAGGAACTAGGGGCTTCCGTTGCTCAGCGCATCCAAAAACTCAGCTATGGAGAAGATGACTCCCCTGTGACTCCATCAGGCCCTCCTCAG tCCTTTAGTGATGaagattcctttaaaaaatgttcctcAGAAGTGGAAgttaaagagaaaattgaagaaCTGCTTCGTAGCCTCTTAGACAG GGTATCCAAAGATGGAAGACAGCCACACACCGTGCGACTGACTATCCGCCACTTCTCTGCGACCGATAGATGGTTTAATCGGGAAAGCCGTCAGTGTGCCATTCCACCTCATCTCGTTCAGAAATTCGGAAAAG aaagcagcaacGTTATATCTCCATTGATTGCTATACTAATGAAACTCTTTCGAAAGATGGTAAATGTAGATCTACCGTTTCATCTCACCCTTCTGAGCGTTTGCTTCTCTAATCTCAAAGATGTTCCTAGCAGCAAGAAAGGATCAATAGGTTTTTATCTAAAGCAGATGCCACCAACATCAAGCTCTGGTAAAAGTGTCCAG GAGATGGAAGATGGCTCACAGGGTGAAGGAAGTGCTTCTTGGAACCAGAACTGGAACAGAACTGGCACTACAAAAACGAAGAgactttcagaggaaaagaaaagccatacaaaaaaagcaagaattcCTGACTTTCCCTGTCATTTGTCTCCTGGTGGTATTGACCAGGCAGTCTTCAGGGAACTTCCAgaggatattaaaaaagaaattatgtcTGAAAAAGCAGGAGAAGTGATCTCTGCTGAGAATGTTTTGGGTCAGGCACCCGTATGTTTTGCAGAGGAGGTACAGAGCGCTTCCCCGAATTCTAAGGGGCTGAACAGCGATGAGCACTCTGCAGGGTACAGTGCACACCTCTCATCAGCTCGTGAATCAGAATCAGCTTGGACACGCAGCTCCAGCACCAGTTGCTCTGCTGAGTATCCTAGAAGCGTGCTAACAGGCAGCAGTATGGAAGAAAACCCTGCTGACTCTCACAGCTTCAGGGACTTGTCAGTTGTAGAAGCTGGTGCCAGCCAAACTGTTCCGCGTGTCCCTGCCTTGGATAAAGATGAGCAGGCCTTTGAAATAACTTCCGAGGGTAGAAACGACAGCAAGAAAGTAGGAATTGTACTTCCTCCTAGTGTTGATCCAAAGACTTTTTATGAACTGCCTACGGATGTGCAAGAAGAACTACTAGCTGAATGGAAGAATCGGGAACCTGTGTCCAAAACTTGTATAGAGAAACCTCCAGAAAGGCCTAAAACAAATAGAGGAAGAAAGAATACAGCGTCAAGTTCCGCACAGTCCAACAGTTTGCTAAG GAGGAGACCACGCAGTGAAGATGAAAGCTATGTTCACACTCTTCTTTTAATTTGCACCACTGCTTCTGTGATTTGTAAAAGAAATTGCTCTTGTCCTAGCTGCCACCCTTTCCTGCCATTTAAACTTATGTAG